tctattaaaaaagagCTGAGACACTTTTGGCAAAATTATATGTATTACCTATGATTAGAAAGATGTTCCTTAATTATCCTCTCcatatttgaaaagaatttcaaaattacAAAGTAATTTTACATACAATGCAATCCAGGCTAGGGTTGGGCTCAGGGGGACGACTTCATTGTTCACAGAGTAGGCAGAACCCTCTGTGTCCAAACAGTTTTTGAGGTAGTTTGACTTTCTGCTCTGAGTCCTGGTCCCAGTCTTGACACCCCACGAGGTTAAGCTCACCACCAATGGGGGCTGGAATTTTCTCAGCCATGGGGATGAACTTCTAGTTCAGACATAAGGAGAGGGCTTCCTACATGGGACCAATAAAACTTCTGATGCAGAACCAGGAGGAGACAAGGGCAGAAGGCATGTGGGTTGAACCAGAGGTGCCTGGCGTCGGGGGAGGTTGAGGAGCCTTGTTTTGCTACAGCATTTCACGGGTTTACCGTGGACCTCCACTCGGTAGAACAGGAGTTGTCTTAGAGTAGCAGCAGCCAATAAATCTGATGGAAGAGCTTTCTTCCTGTAGCTTCCGGAATTTAAAGACAGGGCTCAGTAGAAGCTTTGACTGGATTCATGAGGTTCCCAGAGGCCAGGAAGCTACAAGTCCCCAGAGTACTGAGATGGCTCAGCCGATGGTCCCAGCTACTGGAAGGAAGGTCAGATAGTCTTCAAGGACAGCCCTTGATTAGGGTCGACAGACCCGCACGATGACACTGGAGTTCATCAGAGAGACTCCATACTGCTCATTTCTGAACTCCAAGTCCCAGATGTGGCGTTCAAAAGACACAAAGCGAACGCCCTTCTTGATGTTGGAGAACACGTGGCTGGCCTGTAGACAGAAAAAGAGGTTAATTCTCAGTGTGCCTTCAAAAGCTGAGTTAGAGCTTCTGGCAGGTGGTATTTTCCCTAGATGGCTGCAACAATGTCTCCACTTCCATCTGTCCTTCTAGAATCATGCCACTCCTCACCCAGGGGTGGAGTCTAATTTCCACCCCCTTGAATCTGGGAGGGTTTCACTGTAACCAAGAGTGTGGTGGGAGTGATGCTGAGTGACTTCCACTGCGGGGTCAGAGGCAGTGCAGCTTTTGCTGGTTTCTCCAGCAGCCTCATGgagccctgagccaccaggaagcagcTGACTGCCCCAAAGCCGCCATGCTGTGAGAAACCCCCAGCTAGAGCAAACAGGGAGAGCCCAAGGCCAAGCTCTGAGACTAAACCAAGAGCTGCCTGGCCAGCCACCAGCTGCTGTGTACACACTCACAGCCCACCCTGCCCTTTAGCTCCAGACAGTGTCTGAAGGGAACTACACGAGAGACCAGAGCCAGAAACTCTCAGCAGAGCCCTCTTCATAGAAACCGTGAAGTGTGATGAAATGAGtgctgttgttaagtcactataTTTGAGGGCAATTTGTTATACAGCCATAGGTCATCATAAGCCCCACTGTCCTTTCCCACACCCCTGCCCAGACTCACCCGAGAAGAGACACTGTTTCGACTACGCCGAATGGGAAAAGGCAGTGGAGAGAAATGGTCCAGGATGGCCTGGCTGGCATCTAGAAGATGGACAGTTAGCTGATATATGCAGTCAATTCCTTGTCGGTCGTTCCGCCTGTGGGAGAAGGGAAAACCTGAAGGTTAAACTTGCCCTCCCATCTCGCTGGGGATCTACCTGCTTCATCTGAATGGCCGTCTCATGCACGCAAGGGCAAAAGAGTTCTGTGGTCCTCAGGACCTCTACCATCAGTGTCACGTTGGAGCTTGGCCCCTCTGCATCCCCAGTGAACCAGTCTACACTAAAGAAGCTCCCCAGCCACCGAAGCCAAGATCAGTGATCAGCCGAAGGGCCGTTTTCGTCATGACACTCACCAGTCAGAGACACAGATCTCAATGTTTCCACTATCCAGGAGTTCGCGCCACAGACCCTCCTTCTCCAGGTCCAACACCTGCTTCTTGTGATACCTCCTAGGAAAGAGGGGGAAAGGTCAATGAGAACCGGGCAGGTACTCAACAACTGCCCTGGCCCTTGGGGAAGAGGGACGTTCACCTGTAGGCAGACAGGAAGCTGGATTGCATATAGGCCCTCGGCATGACCTCCAAGTTTTCCTTCTCCGTCCAGTCATCTTCACGGCTCAGCACGGTCCATTTctggaagcctcctgttaaatgaaAACAGTTAGTGCCCAAGTTCCTTGCCTTTCCTTTGGGGAAACTCCCGCTCTTCTCTTGGGATCCAGTTCCACCCGGTTCACGGAGTCCAAGCGCCCCATGCGTCTGgcccctcccaccttctccctggAGTAAGACCTCTTTCCTGGGCTCCCACCTAGGCCACGAGGGTTCCGGAGGAGGTTGCATCCTATGGGTCTGTGCTCGCAGAAGCGGCCCAGGATGCAGGGCCCGGGGGCGTCAGCAGGGGGCAGGCAGGTGCGGATGACGGGCCACAGATCGGGGTGTCTCCAGGGCAGGATGCTCCGCCACAGGTCCCAGCCGTCCACCACGTCTCGCCAGCGCCGGCACACCAGGCGGCAGTGCCGGAGCAGCGTGCGTGGGGGCAGGTAGCTCAGCACCTTCTGGAGCATCTCGATGGGCAGTTGGTTTGGGCCCAGGATCTCCTCGGGTTCGGGCTTCAGAGAGCAAACACCAACTGGCCAGTTTGTGGAGGCTGAGGTACACATGGTCTCCTCTCCAGGTTTGGTTGCCGCTGCGGGAGAGTCAATGTCCAAACGTCAGGGACCTGCAGCTCCGACGGCCAGTCCCCACCAGCTGCACTCCAAGAGTGCCATTTCCAAACCCTGCCAGCTGCCTCTCCATCCTCACCACCCTCACCAGGCCCATCCTCAAGTCCCCAAACTCTCAACCCATGCTTTGCCAGCTGACTACTGCAGACCCTCTCCTCCATAGGCAGCACAGCACAGCGCAGCGCACCCGACCCCCACTGAGCCCACCCGTGGCCTCGCAGACCCCAGATCATACCCTGCATCTCAGCCAGTGCTCCTGGTGGGCTAGCGGGTCACCTTGTTTT
Above is a genomic segment from Ovis canadensis isolate MfBH-ARS-UI-01 breed Bighorn chromosome 14, ARS-UI_OviCan_v2, whole genome shotgun sequence containing:
- the LOC138419533 gene encoding F-box only protein 27-like, with translation MTVYEGKRPATKPGEETMCTSASTNWPVGVCSLKPEPEEILGPNQLPIEMLQKVLSYLPPRTLLRHCRLVCRRWRDVVDGWDLWRSILPWRHPDLWPVIRTCLPPADAPGPCILGRFCEHRPIGCNLLRNPRGLGGFQKWTVLSREDDWTEKENLEVMPRAYMQSSFLSAYRRYHKKQVLDLEKEGLWRELLDSGNIEICVSDWRNDRQGIDCIYQLTVHLLDASQAILDHFSPLPFPIRRSRNSVSSRHGGFGAVSCFLVAQGSMRLLEKPAKAALPLTPQWKSLSITPTTLLVTASHVFSNIKKGVRFVSFERHIWDLEFRNEQYGVSLMNSSVIVRVCRP